Sequence from the Spirochaetae bacterium HGW-Spirochaetae-1 genome:
TTCTGCTGGATCTTCTCCTCGAATTCCTTGTACCGTTCATCACGCTTCTGCTTGAAATCATCGGCCTTTTGTTCGATCTCCTCACCGGCCGAAAACAACAATATGGCGATATCCTTTAAAAAATTTCCCATAATTACCTCCCCTTTTATAGTATCAATATATATGATCCCATGTTTATTAAAAGTTACAGCATGACCTATTGTACAACAACCATATGACGATTTCAATTCAATAATATCCATGCAGAAACTCAAGGTGAAGTGCGATGCGGGCTTTATAAAACACGCCTACAACCTGACCCTCATCGGAGAGTCAAACGGGCTATCAGTTCGCCGTGATGCGGATATCGGGCCAGCAGGAATTCCCTGTCACCCAGTTCAAAATCGCTGAAATCAAAACCGGGCATCACGGAGCACCCCATCAACGCGTATCCGCTTTCGTCCACAACTTCCGCTGCGAACCAGGTATTCTTTCGTATGACAACCTGGAATGATTCCTCTTCGGTCATGCAGCCACCCAGGCGGTGGGCGGCATATACACCCTTTTCATCAATGCAGTGGACAACCAGCGGGGAACCGCTGTAGAAATGCCATATCTCATCGGATTTGAGGCGGTGAAAATGGGAATATTCCGCTGACGGCAGAAGAAAATAAATGGAGGTGCCGAAGGCCCGGCTCCCGGAATAGCGAGACGGGAGAGCCTCACCGGCAATGGTTTCATCGGAGCGGTATATCTCCCGGTAGTATCCCCCTTCGGGGTGCCTCACCAGACCGAGATTTTCGACAATATCCCGCCATTCCATCTCATCGCCTATATATTCCTTGTCTGTTTCAGCCTGTTCAGCTCGCTGATCTTGCCGATGAGTATCTCATCGGTTTTTGCCAGTCTCTGGGCCAGCATGTGGACCATCTTCGCCGCGAATACGGGATTCTTCAGAAGAAGGGCCTTGAGCTGTTCTTCGTTGTCTATTTTCAGCAGTTTAATATTCCCCAGGGCCGTTGCCGTGGCACTCCTGGGCTTGCTGGTAAAAAGCGATATCTCGCCGAAAAAATCGTTCTTTTTAAGGATAGCCACGACGATGCGTTCGCTTCCATTGGTCAGTGTTATTTCCACTTCACCTTCCAGAATGATATACATGGCCCTGTCCTGCCTGCCCGCTTCGATTATCCTCTCGGAACGCTGGTAGTACGCAATATTGCTTGCCATGACCCCTCCCAATACATCATTGATCTATGGCAGTATCCACAGGAAATTCCTTTTGGCAAGCAAATAGCACGGAATGATGAAAATTTTTTGCGGTCGGAGTTTTTACCGGAATTCCTCATGATGATCCGTGAAAGAACCAGCGAAACATCAAGGGTATTCAATTTATAAAAGGAACAAAGTTCAAGAAAAATTATAATATCTGAATTGTATGATTATTAATTGTATCACATAAATCGTTTACACCGAATACATAGAAAAACCGGAGATATTAAAAAAATCTTTCATAACGCACCTCCCCCGTTCGTGTAATAATATGGACGCATAACAATGATAAATACACCGGAGGACACCCATGCTATCCCAGGCAGTTTCACTGGCCCTGCAGGGCATTGACGCACAGATAATCGAGATCGAGGTGGATATCATCAAGGGGCTCCCCAATTTCACCATAGTGGGGCTTCCCGATTCCACCATCAGGGAATCAAAAGACCGCATCCGATCCGCCGTGGAAAACAGCGGCTATACCTTTCCTCCCCACAACTTCGTGGTAAACCTGGCCCCGGCCGGTTTTAAAAAACAGGGAGCCAACTTCGATCTTCCCGTTGCCGTTTCCATCCTGAAGGCAACGGGCCAGATCGAAATGGCCAATGAGATGATCCCCATGGTGGGTGAACTTTCCCTGGATGGACGCGTCAAGCCTGTTCGGGGCGTCATATCCATGGCCATTACCCTGTACCGTAAGGGATTCCGTTCCTTCATTGTGCCCTACGAGAACCGCCATGAGGCAGCGGCCCTGAAGGAAGTAAGCATATATCCCGTAAAAAGCATACATGAAACACTGGAAGTGCTTAACGGCGCCCACGAGCCTTTTATCAGCGATTCCCCTTCGCCAAGAATGCCGGTCACCATTGATTTCGCCCATGTGCGGGGTCAGGAGACGGCGAAGCGGGCCATGGAGATTGCTGCCGCCGGACACCACAATATCCTCCTGTATGGGGCCCCGGGTTCAGGCAAGACCATGCTGGCGCGCCGCATTATATCCATCCTCCCGGAACTTTCCCGCGATCAGGCCATCGAGACTACCATGATTCATTCCGCCGGGGGAAAACTCACGGGAGAATCGGGCATCATCACCACGCCCCCCTTCTGCGCTCCTCACCACACATCCTCTGACGTGGCCCTCGTGGGCGGCGGACATATTCCCTCC
This genomic interval carries:
- a CDS encoding cyclic nucleotide-binding protein → MASNIAYYQRSERIIEAGRQDRAMYIILEGEVEITLTNGSERIVVAILKKNDFFGEISLFTSKPRSATATALGNIKLLKIDNEEQLKALLLKNPVFAAKMVHMLAQRLAKTDEILIGKISELNRLKQTRNI